From the genome of Winogradskyella forsetii, one region includes:
- the metG gene encoding methionine--tRNA ligase: protein MSKRYTITAALPYTNGPIHIGHLAGVYVPADIYARYLRLTGNDVAFICGSDEHGVPITIKAKNEGVSPQDIVDKYHAIIKKSFVDFGITFDNYSRTTEKIHHDTAQEFFKTLYDKNEFVEEVTEQLYDEEANQFLADRFVTGTCPKCGNEEAYGDQCENCGSSLNATDLINPKSAITGNVPTLKETKHWFLPLNKYENFLKEWILKGHKKDWKSNVYGQVKSWVDDGLRPRAVTRDLDWGIPVPVDGGEGKVLYVWFDAPIGYISSTKEWATREGKNWEDYWKDENTKLVHFIGKDNIVFHCIIFPAMLKAEGSYILPDNVPANEFLNLEGKKLSTSKNWAVWLPDYLVDFPNQQDVLRYALTANAPETKDNDFTWKDFQARNNNELVAIFGNFINRVAVLTNKYYDGVVPKPGEYTAVDEETMAAVKAYPAVISSSIERYRFREASQELMNLARLGNKYLADEEPWKTIKTDEDRTKTVMFVALQISAGLAILSEPFLPFTSTKLKNILSLTSSAIEMSWADISTKDILLPANHKLQEGKADLLFSPIEDEEIQNQLDKLEASKKANEAAKKTVEPQKEEIIFDDFTKLDLRVGTILEAEKMPKTKKLLVLKVDTGIEIRTIVSGIAESFKPEDVIGKRVTVLVNLAPRKLRGVESQGMILMTQDESGGLVFVNPDTSTSLSTGIENVSNGLQIS, encoded by the coding sequence ATGTCTAAGAGATACACCATAACCGCAGCATTACCATACACCAATGGCCCAATCCATATTGGTCATTTAGCAGGCGTTTATGTACCAGCCGATATATATGCACGTTATTTACGATTAACAGGAAATGATGTAGCCTTTATTTGCGGTAGCGACGAACATGGTGTACCAATTACCATAAAAGCGAAAAACGAAGGTGTTTCACCACAAGATATCGTAGATAAATACCATGCTATTATCAAGAAATCCTTTGTGGATTTCGGAATTACGTTTGACAACTATTCGCGTACCACGGAAAAAATCCATCACGATACGGCTCAAGAGTTCTTTAAAACGCTTTATGACAAAAACGAATTTGTAGAAGAAGTTACCGAACAACTTTACGATGAAGAAGCCAATCAGTTTTTAGCGGATCGTTTTGTGACAGGAACTTGCCCTAAATGTGGCAATGAAGAAGCGTATGGCGACCAGTGTGAAAACTGCGGATCGAGCTTAAATGCCACGGATTTAATAAATCCAAAATCGGCCATAACAGGTAACGTACCCACTTTAAAAGAAACTAAGCACTGGTTTTTACCTTTAAATAAATACGAAAACTTTTTAAAAGAATGGATTTTAAAAGGTCATAAAAAAGACTGGAAATCCAATGTTTACGGCCAAGTTAAATCTTGGGTTGACGATGGTTTACGTCCAAGAGCCGTAACTAGGGATTTGGACTGGGGAATTCCGGTTCCTGTTGATGGTGGCGAAGGCAAAGTACTTTATGTTTGGTTTGATGCGCCTATTGGTTACATCTCTTCTACCAAAGAATGGGCAACTCGAGAAGGTAAAAATTGGGAAGACTATTGGAAAGATGAAAACACAAAGTTGGTTCATTTTATAGGAAAAGATAATATTGTGTTTCACTGCATCATTTTCCCTGCGATGTTAAAAGCTGAAGGTTCTTATATTTTACCAGATAATGTGCCAGCTAATGAATTCTTAAATTTGGAAGGCAAGAAATTATCAACCTCTAAAAATTGGGCCGTTTGGTTACCAGATTATTTAGTGGATTTCCCAAATCAGCAAGATGTGCTGCGTTATGCACTAACGGCAAATGCACCAGAAACAAAGGACAACGATTTTACTTGGAAAGATTTTCAAGCCAGAAACAACAACGAATTGGTGGCGATTTTTGGAAATTTCATCAATCGTGTAGCGGTCTTAACTAACAAGTATTACGATGGAGTGGTCCCTAAACCAGGCGAATACACAGCAGTTGATGAAGAAACTATGGCAGCTGTAAAAGCCTATCCTGCGGTAATTTCAAGTTCTATTGAACGTTACCGTTTTAGGGAAGCAAGCCAAGAACTCATGAATTTGGCCAGGCTTGGAAACAAGTACCTAGCCGACGAAGAACCATGGAAAACCATCAAAACAGATGAAGACCGTACCAAAACCGTTATGTTTGTGGCTTTACAAATTTCAGCGGGTTTGGCCATTTTATCTGAACCGTTTTTGCCGTTCACTTCAACAAAATTGAAAAATATTCTTTCTCTCACATCGAGCGCAATCGAGATGTCTTGGGCAGACATTTCAACAAAAGACATTTTACTTCCAGCAAATCATAAACTTCAAGAAGGAAAAGCCGATTTATTATTCTCGCCAATTGAAGATGAAGAAATTCAAAACCAGCTCGACAAATTAGAAGCCAGCAAAAAAGCCAACGAAGCGGCAAAAAAAACCGTAGAACCTCAAAAAGAGGAAATCATTTTTGATGATTTTACAAAATTGGATTTAAGAGTTGGTACCATTCTCGAAGCTGAGAAAATGCCAAAAACGAAAAAACTCTTGGTTTTAAAAGTCGATACAGGCATTGAAATTAGAACTATCGTTTCTGGTATCGCAGAAAGCTTTAAACCAGAAGATGTTATTGGTAAACGTGTTACCGTTTTAGTGAATTTGGCACCTAGGAAGTTACGAGGCGTTGAAAGCCAAGGCATGATTTTAATGACTCAGGATGAAAGTGGTGGTTTGGTTTTTGTGAATCCTGATACTTCGACTTCGCTCAGTACAGGTATTGAAAACGTTTCAAATGGTTTACAGATTAGTTAA
- a CDS encoding S66 peptidase family protein — MNYKPYLLCLLLASFCIKMNDVQAQKKTNNSSEMTSKLIQPPYLKAGDTVAIVAPSGILKHNEDEVQKGIALLKSWGLHAVVGEHVFKQADHFAGTDDERCEDLQNAMDDPKISAIWCARGGYGTVRILDKLDYTKFKKHPKWVIGYSDITALHNQLHIEGFQSLHAMMCVSLTKDLNDIKETVETFKSDIFGNVENYTLKGSEFNRVGESSGVLIGGNLTLLHTMLGSKTSIDTSGKILFIEEIGEYKYHIDRMLQSMKRAGYFDNLNGLIVGNMSRMRKNTTLWGTSVEQLILDALSEFDFPIAFNMPAGHEKDNRALVLGRKVDLKVTKESSSVNFER, encoded by the coding sequence ATGAATTATAAGCCCTATTTATTATGTTTGCTTTTAGCGAGTTTTTGTATAAAAATGAATGATGTGCAAGCACAAAAAAAAACTAATAATTCTTCAGAAATGACTTCAAAATTAATACAACCTCCATATTTAAAAGCAGGAGATACGGTGGCTATAGTGGCACCTTCTGGAATTTTAAAGCATAATGAAGACGAAGTACAAAAAGGGATTGCTCTCTTAAAAAGTTGGGGTTTGCACGCCGTAGTTGGGGAACATGTATTTAAACAAGCAGATCATTTTGCAGGTACAGATGATGAGCGTTGCGAAGATTTACAAAACGCCATGGACGATCCAAAAATAAGTGCCATTTGGTGTGCAAGAGGTGGTTACGGTACCGTCAGGATTTTAGATAAATTAGACTATACCAAATTTAAGAAACACCCTAAATGGGTTATCGGTTACTCTGATATTACAGCGTTGCATAATCAATTACATATTGAAGGATTTCAGTCTTTGCATGCTATGATGTGTGTGAGTTTAACTAAAGATCTCAATGACATCAAAGAAACAGTGGAAACTTTTAAATCTGATATTTTCGGTAATGTAGAGAACTATACTTTAAAAGGTTCCGAATTTAATAGAGTGGGAGAATCTTCTGGAGTGTTAATTGGAGGAAATTTGACTTTGTTGCATACCATGTTAGGCTCTAAAACCAGTATTGACACTTCTGGAAAAATCTTGTTTATTGAAGAAATTGGCGAATATAAATACCATATTGACCGTATGTTACAAAGTATGAAGCGCGCTGGTTATTTTGATAATTTAAACGGTCTCATTGTTGGTAATATGTCTAGAATGCGCAAAAACACGACGCTTTGGGGAACTTCTGTGGAGCAGTTAATACTCGATGCCTTATCGGAATTCGATTTCCCTATTGCCTTTAATATGCCTGCTGGACACGAAAAAGACAATAGGGCTTTGGTTTTGGGAAGGAAGGTTGATTTGAAGGTCACCAAGGAAAGTTCATCTGTTAATTTTGAGAGATAA
- a CDS encoding HEAT repeat domain-containing protein has translation MTFYDLPKEERIQLVAKLNRDIENDIEQKEVESIETYFSDDDTYIRKTGYLAIGKIFYAQPQLQAVILSTLKKLMQSDDELVRQTVINAAGEIGKFHFEKIQAFMDTGLFDKHHRVRNAVIGSIKKMGECNQVPVLAWARPYLKHEDKEIRREICHGIELRGRTHPQDILPLLKELEWDDTRRVSDTLIHVLGQIAYKRGCLQTVVNHLNLWQNKELVQKALDEIVDVHHRYKKFAILSQQEAIDYIDANYKV, from the coding sequence ATGACTTTCTACGATTTACCTAAAGAAGAAAGAATTCAATTAGTCGCAAAACTCAATCGAGATATTGAAAATGATATAGAGCAAAAAGAAGTTGAAAGCATTGAAACTTATTTTTCGGATGACGATACTTATATTAGAAAAACAGGCTATTTAGCCATCGGTAAAATATTCTATGCTCAGCCGCAATTACAAGCCGTTATTCTTTCAACATTAAAAAAACTGATGCAATCTGATGACGAATTGGTTAGGCAAACCGTAATCAATGCGGCAGGTGAAATTGGTAAATTTCATTTTGAAAAGATTCAAGCGTTTATGGATACGGGTTTGTTTGATAAGCACCATCGTGTTCGGAATGCCGTCATTGGCTCTATAAAGAAAATGGGGGAATGCAATCAGGTTCCTGTTTTGGCTTGGGCAAGACCATATCTTAAACATGAAGATAAAGAAATACGAAGAGAGATTTGCCATGGGATTGAGCTGAGGGGAAGAACACATCCTCAAGATATTTTACCGCTACTCAAAGAACTGGAATGGGATGACACCAGACGTGTTTCTGATACTTTAATTCATGTTTTAGGTCAAATAGCATATAAGAGAGGTTGTTTGCAAACCGTTGTTAACCACCTAAATTTATGGCAAAATAAAGAACTAGTTCAAAAAGCTTTGGATGAAATTGTTGATGTACATCATCGCTATAAAAAATTTGCGATATTATCTCAACAAGAAGCAATTGACTATATTGATGCTAATTATAAAGTTTAA
- a CDS encoding YraN family protein has product MAQHNELGKLGEQLATDYLLAKGYKIMARNFVFQKAEIDIIAKHNNVMICVEVKTRNSDFFGDPQEFVTPGKIKLLVKAMDAFIIENDIDLETRFDIIAVLKNKMTEQLTHYEDAFYHF; this is encoded by the coding sequence ATGGCACAACATAACGAACTCGGAAAACTAGGCGAACAATTAGCAACAGATTATCTGCTTGCAAAAGGCTATAAGATTATGGCTCGCAATTTCGTGTTTCAGAAAGCCGAAATAGATATCATAGCAAAGCACAATAATGTTATGATTTGTGTGGAAGTAAAAACCCGAAATTCTGACTTTTTTGGAGATCCGCAAGAATTTGTCACTCCAGGTAAAATTAAATTATTGGTAAAAGCCATGGACGCATTTATTATTGAAAATGATATCGATTTAGAAACGCGGTTTGATATCATTGCAGTTTTGAAGAATAAAATGACCGAACAACTTACGCATTATGAAGATGCTTTTTATCACTTTTAA
- the nadD gene encoding nicotinate (nicotinamide) nucleotide adenylyltransferase: MKIGLYFGTFNPIHVGHLTIANHLAEHSDLDQVWFVVTPLSPFKKKSSLLDNYHRLEMVHLATKEYDKLRPCDIEFGLKQPNYTIDTLTYLFEKHPNYEFALIMGEDNLKSFHKWKNYELILGNHNIYVYPRLSEGNIATQFKDHPKIIKVDAPIMELSSTFIRKEIKDRKNVRPMLPEHVWQFVDEMNFYK; encoded by the coding sequence ATGAAAATCGGTTTATATTTCGGCACCTTTAACCCTATCCATGTAGGCCATTTAACCATTGCCAATCATTTGGCAGAACATAGCGATTTAGATCAGGTTTGGTTTGTGGTCACACCATTGAGTCCTTTTAAAAAGAAAAGTAGTTTACTGGATAACTACCATCGTTTAGAAATGGTGCATTTGGCAACAAAAGAGTATGACAAACTAAGGCCTTGTGATATTGAATTCGGGTTAAAGCAACCCAACTATACCATTGATACGCTCACGTATCTTTTTGAAAAACATCCAAATTATGAGTTTGCCCTGATTATGGGAGAAGACAATTTGAAAAGCTTTCACAAGTGGAAAAACTACGAACTTATTTTAGGGAACCATAATATTTATGTGTACCCAAGACTTTCTGAAGGTAACATAGCTACCCAATTTAAGGACCATCCAAAGATCATTAAAGTAGATGCACCAATTATGGAACTCTCTTCAACATTTATTAGAAAGGAGATTAAAGATAGAAAAAACGTGCGTCCTATGTTGCCAGAACATGTATGGCAATTTGTTGATGAGATGAATTTTTACAAATAG
- the gmk gene encoding guanylate kinase, translating into MSEIKNEKQGKLIVFSAPSGSGKTTIVRHLLKQPELNLEFSISATSREKRGNEVNGKDYYYLSLKEFKNRIKNDEFLEWEEVYRDNFYGTLKTEIARIWAKGKHVIFDIDVSGGLRIKRKFPEQTISIFVKPPDLNELVRRLKDRGEESPEKISMRVAKAPAELATAPLFDHIVVNANLDDALENAYNLVSDFIKEQS; encoded by the coding sequence GTGTCAGAAATTAAAAACGAAAAACAAGGCAAACTCATTGTGTTTTCAGCACCATCTGGATCTGGAAAAACAACTATAGTGCGTCATTTGTTAAAACAACCTGAACTCAATTTAGAATTTTCCATTTCGGCAACCTCACGTGAAAAACGTGGTAATGAAGTAAATGGAAAAGATTATTATTACTTATCCCTTAAAGAATTTAAAAACCGTATTAAAAACGATGAATTCTTAGAGTGGGAAGAAGTGTATAGAGATAATTTTTATGGCACCTTAAAAACCGAAATTGCACGGATATGGGCAAAAGGAAAACATGTTATTTTTGATATTGATGTGTCAGGTGGACTGCGTATCAAACGAAAATTCCCCGAGCAAACTATTTCCATTTTTGTTAAACCTCCAGATTTAAACGAGCTCGTAAGACGCTTAAAAGATCGTGGAGAAGAAAGTCCAGAAAAAATAAGTATGCGTGTGGCAAAAGCACCAGCCGAATTAGCTACAGCGCCACTTTTTGATCATATTGTAGTTAATGCTAACTTAGACGACGCTTTAGAAAACGCCTATAATTTAGTCTCAGATTTTATTAAAGAGCAATCATGA
- a CDS encoding YicC/YloC family endoribonuclease — protein sequence MIQSMTGYGKSVLQLPTKKISIELKSLNSKSLDLNARMPSMYREKELEIRKLIAKHLGRGKVDFSLFVEITGEDTSSKINKTVVKEYIKQLKEVVDGDATELLKMAIRLPDAVTTERDDIDEEEWALIANGINEAITKIVEYREDEGATLKQDFVDRITTLKRLLNEVITMDPDRIDGVRARLEKGIADIKEKVDENRFEQELVYYIEKFDITEEKVRLDNHLDYFTKALKSDDSNGKKLGFISQEIGREINTIGSKSNYAPMQKLVVQMKDELEKIKEQMLNVL from the coding sequence ATGATACAATCCATGACAGGTTATGGGAAATCTGTACTACAGCTCCCAACAAAAAAAATATCCATAGAATTAAAATCCCTAAACAGCAAAAGCTTAGACCTCAACGCACGCATGCCTTCCATGTATCGCGAAAAAGAGTTAGAAATCCGTAAGTTAATCGCAAAACACCTTGGGAGAGGAAAGGTGGATTTTTCGCTTTTTGTTGAAATAACAGGCGAAGACACCAGCTCTAAAATCAACAAAACAGTTGTAAAAGAATACATTAAGCAACTCAAAGAAGTGGTCGATGGAGACGCTACGGAACTCTTGAAAATGGCCATTCGTTTGCCAGATGCCGTAACTACTGAACGCGATGATATTGATGAAGAAGAATGGGCTTTAATTGCCAACGGCATCAATGAGGCCATCACCAAAATTGTTGAATATCGCGAGGATGAAGGCGCCACTTTGAAACAAGATTTTGTAGATAGAATTACCACCTTAAAACGCTTACTTAACGAGGTCATAACAATGGATCCTGATCGAATTGATGGTGTAAGGGCACGATTAGAAAAAGGCATTGCTGATATTAAAGAAAAGGTGGATGAAAATCGTTTTGAACAAGAGTTGGTCTATTATATTGAGAAATTTGATATTACCGAAGAAAAAGTAAGATTAGACAATCACTTGGATTATTTTACAAAAGCGCTAAAATCTGATGATTCCAATGGAAAAAAATTAGGGTTTATCTCTCAGGAAATTGGACGGGAAATCAATACTATCGGTTCAAAATCCAATTATGCACCAATGCAAAAGCTTGTGGTACAGATGAAAGATGAACTTGAAAAGATCAAAGAACAAATGCTGAATGTACTATAG
- a CDS encoding acyl-CoA thioesterase, whose protein sequence is MYKKQFEIRWSDVDANGHLANSAYTNFMSHARMSFFAEQGFSMPEIMNHNVGPVVFYEHMYYFKESFIGTPITVTIEVSGLSDDGMLFMFEHYFYNHKGENLAYCEMQGAWIDLKARKLTALPKTLLELAQEFPKSDSFKVLTKADTRKHGVKPKAMEL, encoded by the coding sequence ATGTACAAAAAACAATTTGAAATCCGTTGGAGCGATGTGGATGCTAATGGTCATTTGGCCAATTCTGCCTACACCAATTTTATGAGTCATGCAAGAATGTCTTTCTTTGCCGAACAAGGGTTTTCTATGCCAGAAATAATGAATCATAATGTAGGACCTGTAGTGTTTTACGAACATATGTATTATTTTAAGGAATCTTTTATCGGGACACCCATTACAGTAACTATCGAAGTGTCAGGATTGAGCGATGACGGTATGTTATTTATGTTTGAGCATTATTTTTACAATCATAAAGGCGAAAATTTGGCCTATTGTGAAATGCAAGGCGCTTGGATTGATTTGAAAGCAAGAAAATTAACCGCTTTGCCAAAAACGTTGCTGGAATTAGCCCAAGAATTCCCAAAATCGGATAGTTTTAAGGTGTTGACTAAAGCAGATACCCGTAAGCATGGTGTGAAGCCGAAGGCCATGGAACTATAA
- a CDS encoding peptidogalycan biosysnthesis protein, producing the protein MSLKSEVFKTVDAIPQSYWKSLDCGTNSYYSPEFLSAFERANTAIEFNYIFILKDKEAVAFANTQIVTIGIETITKNITMSDKIRRVVNNMFCNNHIKVLFCGNVFLSGEYGTFLKDGEPKIETFKAIAEGVKQISKNTKKLSAIFVKDFENESLYITDHLKSFDYAAMQVEPNMIITLKPEWQSFEDYTNALKSKYRVKANRADAKSDLLEAKLFTENDIEIHKNELQELYQNTIDNADFNAQILNLDTYIYLKKAFKEKFIVKGYFLNEKLVGFLSAMQNGTHLDAHFIGIDYAHNKEFSIYPRILNDYVRLGIATKSDQINLGRTASEIKSTLGAAPKTLTCYCKHKRYLTNQVLKPFIKNIQIKSFKQHSVFK; encoded by the coding sequence TTGTCCTTAAAATCAGAAGTCTTTAAAACCGTTGATGCTATTCCACAATCCTATTGGAAAAGCTTAGACTGTGGTACAAATAGTTATTATTCGCCTGAATTTTTAAGTGCTTTTGAACGCGCCAATACGGCTATTGAATTCAACTACATTTTTATATTAAAAGATAAAGAAGCCGTCGCTTTTGCGAATACACAAATCGTTACTATCGGTATAGAAACCATTACTAAAAACATTACGATGTCTGATAAAATTAGACGCGTAGTTAATAATATGTTCTGCAATAACCACATTAAAGTATTATTCTGTGGCAACGTATTTTTAAGTGGCGAATATGGAACGTTTTTAAAAGATGGCGAACCAAAAATTGAAACCTTTAAAGCCATAGCAGAAGGTGTAAAACAGATTTCAAAAAACACCAAAAAACTTAGTGCCATATTTGTTAAGGATTTTGAGAACGAATCACTCTATATTACCGACCATCTAAAATCCTTTGATTATGCGGCCATGCAAGTTGAGCCGAATATGATCATTACCCTAAAACCCGAATGGCAATCTTTTGAAGATTACACCAATGCCTTAAAATCTAAATACCGAGTAAAAGCGAATAGAGCAGATGCCAAAAGCGACCTTTTGGAAGCCAAATTGTTTACTGAAAATGATATTGAAATCCATAAAAATGAACTTCAAGAACTATATCAAAATACCATTGATAATGCCGACTTCAACGCTCAAATTTTGAATCTCGACACCTATATTTATCTCAAAAAAGCATTCAAAGAAAAATTTATTGTAAAAGGCTATTTTCTAAATGAAAAATTAGTTGGCTTTTTGTCTGCTATGCAGAACGGAACACATCTCGATGCGCATTTTATAGGAATTGATTATGCGCACAATAAAGAATTTTCAATATACCCAAGAATTTTAAATGACTATGTAAGGCTAGGAATAGCGACAAAATCTGACCAAATCAATTTAGGCAGAACCGCCTCCGAAATAAAAAGTACCCTTGGTGCAGCGCCTAAAACGCTCACTTGTTATTGTAAACATAAACGCTATTTAACCAATCAGGTTTTGAAACCATTTATAAAGAATATTCAGATAAAATCTTTTAAGCAGCATTCGGTTTTTAAGTAA
- a CDS encoding DMT family transporter produces MNSRGFAIFAVLMVQLLYGLNYTIAKNVMNENYIKPFGFVLLRVAGATLMFWLISLFLPKQKIEKKDFSKLLVAAIFGVVVNMLFFFKGLEYTSPIHASAIMTVIPIIILVLSAYVLKEKITKLKIFGVFLGLLGALFLTLYGKSARAGDNVPLGNLLIFLNAVSYSIYVILIKKLIAKYHPFAFIKWLFLFGLIMLTPFGYSELSEIQWQTFTPNISYSVLFVIIGATFGTYLLNPLALNKLKASTVGIFVYLQPVIAGLFALSLGVDSIDAVKIGAMLLIFVGVYIVTMKPKKAN; encoded by the coding sequence ATGAATAGTAGAGGATTTGCGATTTTTGCTGTATTAATGGTTCAATTACTTTATGGATTAAATTATACGATCGCAAAAAACGTAATGAACGAAAACTACATTAAACCCTTTGGATTTGTACTTTTAAGAGTCGCAGGCGCTACTCTAATGTTTTGGCTCATAAGTCTTTTTCTACCGAAACAAAAAATTGAAAAAAAAGATTTTTCAAAGCTTTTAGTTGCCGCTATTTTCGGAGTTGTTGTTAATATGTTGTTCTTTTTTAAAGGGTTAGAATATACTTCGCCAATACACGCCTCCGCAATTATGACGGTTATTCCTATTATCATTCTTGTACTCTCTGCTTATGTCTTAAAAGAAAAAATAACAAAACTTAAAATCTTTGGTGTGTTTTTAGGATTGTTAGGTGCTTTATTTCTAACGCTATATGGCAAATCTGCTAGAGCAGGAGACAATGTACCATTAGGAAATTTACTGATATTTTTAAATGCCGTATCCTATAGTATTTATGTCATACTCATTAAAAAGCTCATCGCTAAGTACCATCCGTTTGCCTTTATTAAGTGGCTGTTTTTATTTGGGTTAATTATGCTTACGCCTTTTGGATATAGCGAGTTAAGCGAGATTCAATGGCAAACTTTCACGCCTAATATTAGCTACTCGGTTTTGTTTGTAATCATAGGTGCTACTTTTGGGACATACTTGTTGAACCCTTTAGCGTTGAACAAACTAAAGGCATCTACAGTGGGTATATTTGTATACCTTCAACCTGTAATTGCAGGCCTTTTTGCACTTTCGTTAGGTGTCGATTCCATAGACGCTGTGAAAATTGGGGCGATGCTACTTATTTTTGTTGGCGTATATATTGTAACAATGAAACCAAAAAAAGCAAATTAA
- a CDS encoding arsenate reductase family protein, with amino-acid sequence MNKIYYLSTCNTCTRIISELNLPEGFELQDIKSEPITIQQIEQMRELTDSYESLFSKRARLYKELGLKDKSLSEDDYKTYILEHYTFLKRPVILFNNQIFIGNSKKTVEAAKQIINE; translated from the coding sequence ATGAACAAAATATATTATTTAAGCACCTGTAATACCTGTACACGAATCATTTCAGAACTCAATCTACCCGAAGGATTTGAACTTCAAGATATAAAATCAGAACCAATTACAATCCAGCAGATTGAACAAATGCGAGAATTGACAGATAGCTATGAAAGTTTATTTAGCAAGCGCGCAAGACTCTATAAGGAATTGGGTTTAAAAGATAAATCGCTATCCGAAGACGATTATAAAACCTATATTTTGGAACATTATACGTTTTTGAAACGACCGGTAATACTTTTCAACAATCAGATTTTTATTGGTAATTCAAAAAAAACAGTTGAAGCTGCAAAACAAATCATAAATGAATAG
- a CDS encoding DinB family protein codes for MDWAFDIAIKNRKLLKSFIENHTLEELNKVPEGFNNNIIWNIAHTIVTQQLLVYKLSGLPMIVSDDMVDTFRKGTKTERDLSQAEVDTIKGMLFSTIEKTKEDYDTKIFQTYNQYTVTTKSTLSNVEEAIDFNNFHEGIHLGYILALRKSL; via the coding sequence ATGGATTGGGCTTTCGACATTGCTATTAAAAACAGAAAACTTTTAAAAAGTTTTATAGAGAATCATACTTTAGAAGAATTGAATAAGGTACCAGAGGGATTTAATAATAACATCATTTGGAACATTGCGCATACTATTGTGACGCAGCAATTATTGGTGTATAAATTATCTGGATTACCAATGATTGTTTCGGATGATATGGTAGACACGTTTAGAAAAGGAACTAAAACTGAGCGCGATTTATCTCAGGCTGAAGTTGACACTATAAAAGGCATGCTGTTTTCTACTATTGAAAAAACAAAAGAAGATTACGATACTAAAATATTTCAGACCTATAATCAATATACTGTGACAACAAAAAGCACATTAAGTAATGTTGAAGAAGCCATTGACTTTAATAATTTTCATGAAGGTATTCATTTAGGTTATATTTTAGCACTCAGAAAATCACTATAA